The following proteins are encoded in a genomic region of Bradyrhizobium sp. SK17:
- a CDS encoding proton-translocating transhydrogenase family protein — protein sequence MEHLAQAVDPFVFRLSIFVLAVFVGYFVVWSVTPALHTPLMSVTNAISSVIVVGALLAVGVGMVSSGSGWARGFGFVALIFACVNIFGGFLVTQRMLAMYKKKAK from the coding sequence ATGGAGCATCTCGCGCAGGCCGTCGATCCCTTTGTGTTCCGGCTGTCGATCTTCGTGCTCGCCGTGTTCGTCGGCTATTTCGTGGTGTGGTCGGTGACGCCTGCGCTGCACACGCCGCTGATGAGCGTGACCAACGCGATCTCCTCGGTGATCGTGGTCGGTGCGCTGCTCGCGGTCGGCGTCGGCATGGTGTCGAGCGGCTCGGGCTGGGCCCGCGGCTTCGGCTTCGTGGCGCTGATCTTCGCCTGCGTGAACATCTTCGGCGGCTTCCTGGTCACCCAGCGCATGCTGGCGATGTACAAGAAGAAAGCCAAGTAA
- a CDS encoding NAD(P)(+) transhydrogenase (Re/Si-specific) subunit beta — MSANLSALLYLVAGVLFILSLRGLSSPASSRQGNMFGMIGMAIAVGTTLAAHPPADGVAWLLVILAVAIGGGIGAVIARRVPMTSMPELVAAFHSLVGMAAVLVAAGAFYAPEAFDIGTSGNIHPQSLVEMSLGVAIGALTFTGSVIAFLKLSARMSGAPIILPFRHVINIVLALALVFFIVGLVLSGSAFDFWMIVILALALGVLMIIPIGGADMPVVISMLNSYSGWAAAGIGFTLGNSALIITGALVGSSGAILSYIMCHAMNRSFISVILGGFGGETAAAGGGSGEQKPAKLGSADDAAFIMKNASKVIIVPGYGMAVAQAQHALREMADLLKKEGVEVKYAIHPVAGRMPGHMNVLLAEANVPYDEVFELEDINSEFAQADIAFVIGANDVTNPAAEEDKTSPIYGMPVLQVWKAGTVMFIKRSLASGYAGIDNPLFYRDNTMMLLGDAKKVTENIVKAM; from the coding sequence ATGAGCGCCAATCTCTCTGCACTGTTGTATCTCGTGGCGGGGGTGCTGTTCATCCTGTCGCTGCGCGGGCTGTCGAGCCCGGCGTCGTCGCGCCAGGGCAACATGTTCGGCATGATCGGCATGGCGATCGCGGTCGGCACCACGCTTGCGGCCCATCCGCCGGCCGACGGCGTGGCCTGGCTGCTGGTGATCCTCGCGGTCGCGATCGGCGGCGGCATCGGTGCGGTGATCGCCCGCCGGGTGCCGATGACCTCGATGCCGGAGCTCGTCGCCGCGTTCCACTCGCTGGTCGGCATGGCCGCGGTGCTGGTCGCCGCCGGTGCGTTCTATGCGCCCGAGGCGTTCGACATCGGCACATCAGGCAACATCCATCCGCAGAGCCTGGTCGAGATGTCGCTCGGGGTTGCGATCGGCGCGTTGACCTTCACCGGCTCGGTGATAGCGTTCCTGAAGCTGTCGGCCAGGATGAGCGGTGCGCCGATCATCCTGCCGTTCCGCCACGTCATCAACATCGTGCTGGCGCTGGCGCTGGTGTTCTTCATCGTCGGTCTCGTGCTGTCGGGCAGCGCGTTCGACTTCTGGATGATCGTGATCCTGGCGCTGGCGCTCGGCGTCTTGATGATCATCCCGATCGGCGGCGCCGACATGCCGGTCGTGATCTCGATGCTGAACTCGTACTCCGGTTGGGCCGCGGCCGGCATCGGCTTCACGCTCGGCAACTCGGCGCTGATCATCACCGGCGCGCTGGTCGGCTCGTCGGGCGCGATCCTGTCCTACATCATGTGCCACGCGATGAACCGCTCGTTCATCTCGGTGATCCTCGGCGGCTTCGGCGGCGAGACCGCGGCGGCCGGCGGCGGCTCCGGCGAGCAGAAGCCCGCAAAACTCGGCTCGGCCGACGACGCCGCCTTCATCATGAAGAACGCCTCCAAGGTGATCATCGTGCCCGGCTACGGCATGGCGGTGGCGCAGGCCCAGCACGCGCTGCGCGAGATGGCCGACCTTTTGAAGAAGGAAGGCGTCGAGGTGAAGTACGCCATCCACCCGGTGGCGGGCCGCATGCCCGGCCACATGAACGTGCTGCTGGCCGAGGCCAACGTGCCCTATGACGAGGTGTTCGAGCTCGAGGACATCAATTCGGAGTTCGCGCAGGCCGACATCGCGTTCGTGATCGGCGCCAACGACGTCACCAACCCGGCGGCCGAAGAGGACAAGACCTCGCCGATCTACGGCATGCCGGTGCTGCAGGTGTGGAAGGCCGGCACCGTGATGTTCATCAAGCGCTCGCTGGCGTCGGGCTATGCGGGCATCGACAATCCGCTGTTCTACCGCGACAACACCATGATGCTGCTCGGCGACGCCAAGAAGGTCACCGAGAACATCGTCAAGGCGATGTAG